One Vicia villosa cultivar HV-30 ecotype Madison, WI linkage group LG5, Vvil1.0, whole genome shotgun sequence genomic window, TAAGTGAAGACTTTGTTATTTAATTAACAGAAATGCAAAGTGagatttatgatttaattaaacaTTTTCATTACACTTAATACGTTTAAAACATTGTAGTTGCAAaacaaattgaaataaaatatgtCCAATGTATTCAAAAGAATTACCTCTTAGAGAAAAATAAGGATCAATATAGCTAGTTGACATTGTTAATTGTTCCTTTAGCATTTTTACTTCACTAAGCAACATCAAATCAAAAAACTTTGGCTTATAATCCtgcatataaatataaaaattagtgTTCATATCAAATATTCCAGAACCTATTAACTACTAATGGAAAAATAAAcattaatgtaaaaaaaattacatgagCAAAGAAGATTATAATTGATATAGTAAAGCACTAACCTTATCAAGAATTATATGAGATGCATTAATATTCAAAACCATGTCTTGTTTCTCTTGATCATGTATGAATTTCAAGAACTTAGCAATCTCATGAATTACATTTATTCTCTGAACCCAATTCATACCATCTatgtcaaacaaaacaaaatcaaatcataatatttttaaaattatttcacaaaatatatattattgttgaaaaTATTTCATTGCAAAAAGCAAAATTCATGTAGAACAAGAATAAATGTATATTACCTTTCTTGATTACATTATCCAAAGTATCAAGTGGATTAATATCATAAACAATCCCTTTTATATCTCTTTCCCAAGTATAACCAATCAAAGTAGCCAAGTTAGGACAATCTTTCAAATTTGGATTTGTGTAAAACTTTATTTCCTCCTAGTAAacaaaatcaaattagggttgagaaaaggaagaagaaaaagaaagtcaaagagagaaaTTTAGAGAGAATAACTTACTTTGAGAATCAAATTTTCATCATGATATTTGGAAGTTATGTGCTTCAATTTTTCATCATCCAATATCTTCACCAAGACATGTTGACCTTGGAAGTTTCCTCTAAACAATCTTCCAAACTGTGCCAACCCtatgaggttgatttggttgaAATTGTTTGTACATTCTTTCAAGTTTTGAGATGAAAGAAGAACAAGATTTGTTGGATTCATTATGTTCAAATTGTGTAAGAAATAGACAGTTGGGGCAATATTTATATACTTTTATTGTATTTGTCATTTTAAGATTAGTATCTTTTAACTttaagaatatatttttttatatttttaaaaaataaatattataaaaggaATTAAATGTTAAAAGTTATTTAATtcctttttttataaattaaaaaattaattttgataaacaataacaaaaatatatatcaatGAAGATTAAAACAAAGTCAAAAATATATAACTTTCCaaaaagttatattttaaaaattatttttatgaaaagtaattcaaataactttaaaattttgtaattttttaaaatttcaaaatctaaaaaaattataaaactatATAAAAggataaattttctaaaataacattttaaaaagtctgtttaaattaatttttaatttcaatcatttttattaaaaatataatctttTGTAAAACCAAAATATTagacattaattaaattaaatgaaccaattaaatttaaatttaaattttttgtctAAATCAATTTTCGATTTGATATTATAAATATTGTTTGATTGTCAACCTCTCCATGAACCATTCTAAATTGTCAATATCAACCTTCTGACATGTTATGGGACAAATTCATTGTTAATTTGCCTTTGACTTTTTAAGTT contains:
- the LOC131604484 gene encoding cysteine-rich receptor-like protein kinase 24; translation: MNPTNLVLLSSQNLKECTNNFNQINLIGLAQFGRLFRGNFQGQHVLVKILDDEKLKHITSKYHDENLILKEEIKFYTNPNLKDCPNLATLIGYTWERDIKGIVYDINPLDTLDNVIKKDGMNWVQRINVIHEIAKFLKFIHDQEKQDMVLNINASHIILDKDYKPKFFDLMLLSEVKMLKEQLTMSTSYIDPYFSLRGGEWNKSSEVYSFGIVLLELITKRISNISNIEHTSLNMDNLLHIWAKKEYKPSCSLVHKHLQEDWLYSAKDGVAITLLALQCIEFFPANRPSMSDVLQNLENLSVLQHLFDARSSKREKKFISS